Proteins from a genomic interval of Salinarchaeum sp. Harcht-Bsk1:
- a CDS encoding beta-ketoacyl synthase N-terminal-like domain-containing protein, giving the protein MVRIVGVGLTPFGTTPERTGRAMFAEASEEAFADAGVPRGDVEALYYGNFMGELAEHQGHQGPLMAEAAGIQAPATRYETACASSGAAVRSAVQTLRNGEADLLLVGGAERMTNLGTGGATEALAIAADDLYEVRAGVTFPGAYALMANAYFEAFGGSREDLAEIAVKNHENALENEYAQYQKRIDVDTVLEAPMVSAPLGLYDACPITDGASALLLASDEYAERNDLDAPVTITGSGQGGDNLALQDREHLARSPAADEAAAEAYEDAGIGPDDVGVAEVHDCFTIAEVLALESLGFYEPGEGIGAARRGETTATGDRPINLSGGLKAKGHPVGATGAAQIAELAQLLRGDHVNSDAVADVDVGVAHNAGGTVASAFVHVVEVDA; this is encoded by the coding sequence ATGGTACGCATCGTCGGCGTGGGACTCACGCCGTTCGGAACGACGCCCGAGCGGACCGGGCGAGCCATGTTCGCGGAGGCCAGCGAGGAGGCGTTCGCGGACGCAGGCGTTCCGAGGGGAGACGTGGAGGCGCTGTACTACGGAAACTTCATGGGGGAACTCGCGGAGCACCAGGGCCACCAGGGCCCGCTGATGGCCGAGGCCGCCGGGATTCAGGCACCCGCGACGCGATACGAGACGGCCTGCGCGTCGAGCGGAGCGGCCGTCCGGAGCGCGGTGCAGACGCTCCGGAACGGCGAGGCCGACCTCCTGCTGGTCGGCGGGGCCGAGCGGATGACCAACCTCGGGACGGGCGGCGCGACGGAGGCGCTCGCGATCGCCGCGGACGATCTCTACGAGGTCCGCGCCGGGGTGACCTTCCCCGGTGCGTACGCGTTGATGGCGAACGCCTACTTCGAGGCCTTCGGCGGGTCTCGGGAGGATCTCGCCGAGATCGCGGTCAAGAACCACGAGAACGCTCTCGAGAACGAGTACGCCCAGTACCAGAAGCGCATCGACGTTGATACCGTGCTCGAGGCCCCGATGGTCTCCGCGCCGCTGGGCCTCTACGACGCCTGTCCGATCACCGACGGCGCGAGCGCTCTGCTCCTCGCGAGCGACGAGTACGCCGAACGGAACGACCTCGACGCACCGGTCACGATCACCGGGTCGGGCCAGGGCGGCGACAACCTCGCGCTGCAGGATCGCGAGCACCTCGCGCGCTCCCCGGCCGCGGACGAGGCTGCCGCCGAGGCCTACGAGGACGCCGGCATCGGCCCCGACGACGTCGGCGTCGCAGAGGTTCACGACTGCTTCACGATCGCGGAGGTGCTCGCGCTCGAATCGCTGGGCTTCTACGAGCCCGGCGAGGGCATAGGCGCCGCACGCCGGGGCGAAACGACCGCCACCGGCGACCGTCCGATCAATCTCTCGGGCGGTCTCAAGGCGAAGGGGCACCCGGTCGGGGCGACCGGGGCCGCCCAGATCGCAGAACTCGCGCAGCTCCTCCGAGGTGACCACGTCAACAGCGACGCCGTCGCCGACGTCGACGTCGGCGTCGCGCACAACGCGGGTGGCACCGTCGCGAGTGCGTTCGTCCACGTCGTGGAGGTGGACGCATGA
- a CDS encoding Zn-ribbon domain-containing OB-fold protein, whose product MSDDASPRILTDGGEDAAGDEGYDEWLAAVSDGEGYYLACENGHGSLPPRRRCPHCGSGELDEKPLPASGTVETFTETQVPIPSFEEDAPYVVAIASFGDVRITGQYREIDPGEVAVGQSVRVDVSERETTGEPLVVFRPA is encoded by the coding sequence ATGAGCGACGATGCGTCGCCAAGGATCCTGACCGATGGTGGCGAGGACGCCGCCGGCGACGAGGGGTACGACGAGTGGCTCGCCGCGGTTTCCGACGGCGAGGGCTACTACCTGGCCTGCGAGAACGGCCACGGCTCACTGCCGCCGCGTCGGCGCTGTCCCCACTGCGGCAGCGGCGAACTCGACGAGAAGCCGCTCCCGGCCAGCGGCACGGTCGAGACCTTCACCGAGACGCAGGTCCCGATCCCGAGCTTCGAGGAGGACGCTCCCTACGTCGTCGCGATCGCCTCCTTCGGCGACGTCCGGATCACCGGGCAGTACCGCGAGATCGACCCGGGTGAGGTGGCCGTCGGTCAGTCGGTCCGGGTGGACGTCAGCGAGCGGGAGACGACGGGCGAACCGCTGGTCGTGTTTCGTCCTGCCTGA
- a CDS encoding alpha/beta fold hydrolase, whose amino-acid sequence MRGRSFALAAGAGIAAIGNRALGRAGGALPPALAGDQDYYRWRGMEVAYAALGDPDDPPVVLLHDVGVVGTSREFAGVAEALAEDHRVYAPDLPGYGRSDRPPLTYSASIYEAFVGDFLAEVPDHDAGRPAVVASGLTASYAALAAPRADVERLVLVTPAADTDGRSVARRALVRSPVLGTAIYNWLTSTAGLRNGAVGDRYYGRPDQEYVEYCWQSAHQPGARFAPASYLSGYLDPTMDLETALADVDADVTLLWGRESTDPSLAEGRALAEATDARLVVVDYAKRLPHLEHPTETLAALELGLVPANA is encoded by the coding sequence ATGAGAGGCCGGTCCTTCGCGCTCGCCGCTGGTGCCGGAATCGCCGCGATCGGAAACCGGGCGCTCGGGCGCGCCGGTGGTGCGCTCCCGCCTGCGCTCGCCGGCGACCAGGACTACTATCGCTGGCGCGGGATGGAGGTGGCCTACGCCGCGCTCGGCGATCCGGACGACCCGCCGGTGGTATTACTCCACGACGTCGGCGTCGTGGGCACGAGCAGGGAGTTCGCGGGCGTCGCCGAGGCCCTCGCCGAGGATCACCGCGTCTACGCGCCGGATCTGCCGGGCTACGGCCGCTCGGACCGTCCTCCGCTGACCTACTCCGCGAGCATCTACGAGGCGTTCGTCGGCGACTTCCTCGCCGAGGTGCCCGATCACGACGCCGGTCGGCCGGCAGTCGTCGCGTCGGGACTGACGGCGAGTTACGCGGCGCTCGCCGCTCCGCGAGCCGACGTCGAACGGCTCGTCCTCGTCACGCCTGCCGCCGACACCGACGGGCGATCCGTCGCCCGGCGCGCACTGGTGCGCTCGCCCGTGCTCGGCACCGCGATCTACAACTGGCTGACGAGTACCGCCGGCCTGCGGAACGGTGCCGTCGGCGACCGATACTACGGTCGTCCGGACCAGGAGTACGTCGAGTACTGCTGGCAGAGCGCCCACCAGCCCGGCGCGAGATTCGCCCCGGCGTCGTACCTGAGCGGCTACCTCGACCCGACGATGGACCTCGAGACGGCACTCGCGGACGTCGACGCCGACGTGACCTTGCTCTGGGGCCGCGAGTCGACCGACCCCTCGCTGGCCGAGGGGCGCGCGCTGGCAGAGGCGACGGACGCGCGGCTCGTCGTGGTCGACTACGCGAAACGGCTCCCGCACCTCGAGCACCCGACGGAGACGCTCGCTGCGCTCGAACTCGGGCTCGTTCCTGCGAACGCGTGA
- a CDS encoding NRDE family protein has translation MCTIAFAWQVLDDAPIAVAANRDEALDRESHPPRVLESDPTVLAPQDAEAGGTWIGVSERGLFVGITNRWNREDGAPDLAGERSRGLLVRDALRADDAAAAVALVQEQVAEFEYAGFNLLVADREEASYLEWDGDLRVQVLDPGVHVIVNPGKNEADERAVRLRGELASVASGAGNATEAEGVADASSPSTWLDAATERLRDHDYEVCLHHDRFGTRSSSLVTIGADGATTYDFADGPPCETAYAPVEMPAVLREASG, from the coding sequence GTGTGTACGATCGCGTTCGCGTGGCAGGTGCTCGACGACGCGCCGATCGCCGTCGCAGCGAACCGCGACGAGGCGCTGGACCGCGAGTCGCATCCCCCGCGCGTACTCGAGAGCGATCCGACCGTACTTGCGCCACAGGACGCCGAGGCCGGTGGCACCTGGATCGGCGTCTCCGAGCGTGGGCTGTTCGTCGGGATCACGAACCGCTGGAACCGCGAGGACGGCGCCCCCGACCTCGCCGGTGAGCGCTCGCGCGGCCTGCTCGTCCGGGACGCCCTCCGCGCGGACGACGCCGCCGCAGCCGTAGCGCTCGTCCAGGAGCAGGTCGCCGAGTTCGAGTACGCGGGGTTCAATCTCCTCGTCGCCGATCGGGAGGAGGCGAGCTACCTCGAGTGGGACGGCGACCTCCGCGTCCAGGTACTCGACCCTGGCGTCCACGTGATCGTCAACCCCGGAAAGAACGAGGCAGACGAGCGAGCGGTGCGGCTCCGAGGGGAACTCGCGTCCGTTGCTTCGGGGGCGGGAAACGCTACGGAGGCGGAAGGCGTTGCGGACGCGTCGTCACCGTCGACGTGGCTCGACGCCGCGACCGAGCGGCTCCGGGACCACGACTACGAGGTGTGTCTCCACCACGATCGGTTCGGCACGCGATCGTCGTCGCTCGTGACGATCGGCGCCGACGGCGCCACGACCTACGACTTCGCCGACGGACCACCGTGTGAAACGGCGTACGCGCCGGTGGAGATGCCAGCGGTACTGCGCGAGGCCAGCGGGTAA
- a CDS encoding DUF5611 family protein: MKEYKMRRGEYLDERMPDLEGEIEEYFGPITTTESFKGNDLNVVEEPDNPVFERIVVGKTEYGSKKDKIAVEFHERDVADLGPEELEAAEEAVSLKNDFLEAATGRDAKSRRESLKRQVEDDPDHDFD; this comes from the coding sequence ATGAAGGAGTACAAGATGCGCCGCGGCGAGTACCTCGACGAACGGATGCCCGACCTGGAGGGCGAGATCGAGGAGTACTTCGGACCGATCACCACCACGGAGTCCTTCAAGGGGAACGACCTCAACGTCGTCGAGGAACCCGACAACCCCGTGTTCGAGCGCATCGTCGTCGGCAAGACCGAGTACGGGTCCAAGAAGGACAAGATCGCCGTCGAGTTCCACGAGCGCGACGTCGCGGACCTCGGCCCCGAAGAACTCGAGGCCGCCGAGGAGGCCGTCTCTCTGAAGAACGATTTCCTCGAGGCCGCCACCGGTCGCGACGCCAAGTCCCGCCGCGAGTCCCTCAAGCGCCAGGTCGAGGACGATCCCGACCACGACTTCGATTAA
- a CDS encoding metallophosphoesterase, whose product MTTPELADRAAYVADADALVCADLHLGRDANSNVELPMGEASRIPERVSALLDRFEPGTVVVAGDVLHAFDSVPEGVTDALVAVEEAVADAGAELLLVAGNHDGMLESVTESRVVEAADLGNGTVVIHGDEQPSALELADLDADRYVIGHEHPAIVIEGQRHACYLEGPAPDGDASVFALPAFNRLARGTVLNGSRTGDPASPLLAEIRRFRPAVRDPEADETLWFPPFSELQALL is encoded by the coding sequence ATGACGACCCCTGAACTCGCCGACAGAGCAGCGTACGTCGCCGACGCAGACGCCCTGGTCTGTGCCGACCTTCACCTCGGCCGCGACGCGAACTCGAACGTCGAGTTGCCGATGGGCGAGGCGAGCCGAATTCCCGAACGCGTCAGTGCTTTGCTCGACCGCTTCGAGCCTGGAACGGTCGTCGTCGCCGGCGACGTCCTCCACGCCTTCGACAGCGTGCCGGAGGGCGTCACCGACGCGCTCGTTGCGGTCGAGGAGGCGGTGGCGGACGCGGGTGCGGAGCTCCTCCTCGTCGCCGGCAACCACGACGGGATGCTGGAATCGGTCACCGAGAGTCGGGTCGTCGAGGCCGCCGACCTCGGAAACGGGACCGTCGTGATCCACGGCGACGAGCAGCCGAGTGCTCTCGAACTGGCGGACCTCGACGCTGACCGCTACGTGATCGGTCACGAACACCCGGCGATCGTCATCGAGGGGCAACGTCACGCCTGCTATCTGGAGGGTCCGGCGCCCGACGGCGACGCGTCGGTGTTCGCACTCCCGGCGTTCAACCGCCTCGCACGGGGAACAGTACTCAACGGGAGTCGCACCGGGGATCCCGCGTCGCCGCTGCTCGCCGAGATCCGTCGATTCCGGCCCGCGGTTCGCGATCCCGAAGCCGACGAGACGCTGTGGTTTCCACCCTTCTCTGAACTCCAGGCGCTGCTTTAG
- the artA gene encoding archaeosortase A — MVSVVGALEALSTYSWPLAWLSIVAFFAGAILEVSERRALAVRVAAAGWIAFGVFWLSKFHYFYVEFGSPLEGVLSLAALPLTWYAAYLLLSGRDSLLVVSRAVAAMGLIYLPVATIEPVKVFLIESVAQQSAWGMELLGYDVTLTEGANGYQGRFTFASRPEDSYTTYIVLACTGIGSISIFGGLTAAVRAPLRRKLKGFLAATGIIYVLNIFRNVFVGIAAPFGWFDGSVSETIATTMAGDVHTSFFIAHHLISQSLSVVALVAITLVVVRVVPEVVDPLEEVLFVITNTEYDLAEAIGQPRSGDGDSSALGSEDPDGADDPGSLGGADDSGGPGGVHGTRTDDVQPDGGTAGESQDDDP, encoded by the coding sequence ATGGTCTCCGTCGTCGGTGCGCTCGAAGCCCTCTCCACGTACTCGTGGCCACTCGCCTGGCTCTCGATCGTCGCCTTCTTCGCAGGGGCGATACTCGAAGTCAGCGAGCGCCGCGCGCTCGCGGTGCGCGTGGCCGCTGCCGGCTGGATCGCTTTCGGCGTCTTCTGGCTCTCGAAGTTCCACTACTTCTACGTCGAGTTCGGGAGCCCACTCGAAGGGGTCCTCAGTCTCGCGGCGCTCCCGCTGACCTGGTACGCGGCCTACCTCCTGCTCAGCGGTCGCGATTCCCTCCTCGTCGTCTCGCGGGCAGTCGCGGCTATGGGCCTCATCTACCTCCCGGTGGCGACCATCGAGCCAGTCAAGGTCTTCCTCATCGAGTCCGTCGCCCAGCAGTCTGCCTGGGGGATGGAGCTCCTCGGGTACGACGTGACGCTCACCGAAGGTGCGAACGGCTACCAGGGCCGGTTCACCTTCGCGAGTCGGCCGGAGGACAGCTACACGACGTACATCGTCCTCGCCTGCACCGGCATCGGTTCGATCTCGATCTTCGGCGGGCTCACCGCGGCCGTTCGAGCCCCGCTACGCCGGAAACTGAAGGGCTTCCTCGCCGCCACCGGGATCATCTACGTCCTCAACATTTTCCGGAACGTCTTCGTCGGCATCGCGGCGCCCTTCGGCTGGTTCGACGGGAGCGTCTCCGAGACCATCGCGACGACGATGGCCGGGGACGTGCACACGTCCTTCTTCATCGCCCACCACCTGATCTCGCAGTCGCTGTCGGTGGTCGCACTCGTCGCCATCACGCTCGTCGTGGTGCGGGTCGTTCCAGAAGTCGTCGACCCACTCGAGGAGGTCCTGTTCGTGATCACGAACACCGAGTACGACCTCGCCGAGGCGATCGGCCAGCCCCGATCGGGAGATGGCGACTCGAGTGCCCTCGGCAGTGAGGATCCCGACGGGGCCGACGACCCGGGCAGTCTCGGCGGCGCCGACGATTCCGGTGGTCCCGGCGGCGTCCACGGCACCCGGACTGACGACGTCCAGCCTGACGGTGGGACCGCCGGGGAATCGCAGGATGACGACCCCTGA